In the genome of Lathyrus oleraceus cultivar Zhongwan6 chromosome 4, CAAS_Psat_ZW6_1.0, whole genome shotgun sequence, the window AGTATGTAACATGTGGATCGAGAATTTCCATAATTACAATAACAATCATCTTTTACTTTTTTCATCTGATGATAATCATACGCTTCTTAAATTTAGTGAATGTGCACTCGCATATTCTCACCATACATGAAAATACACAAAATTAATTAACAAAATAACATTACACATTAATCATTTAAAATAGTAGAAACTAGTACAAAACCATTGTCACGACTTTAAACAAATAAGTAATACTATTAATACATAAACCATAACAAAACAAACCAATAAAAGAAACAATGCATAATGACTCAAATCATGATCAACAAAATGCATAATTAAACATGAGACCAAAAGACACAATCTCAGGCATTCCAATCCCATGCAGAGTTCTCATCGATCATAATTGGAATTTCGTCGTGCTCACTAATTTCTTCATCAACACCATATCTCATTAATGGCTTGTGAGTTGCATCACCTAAATTCCAATCCCATGCAGGGTTCTCATCGATCACAATGTCTTGACTCATCACGATCTTATAATTGATTGGATTGAATATCCTGTATGCTTCAGTCTTGTGATATCCTACTAGAATCATATGTTCACTTTTATGATAAAGTTTCCTTCTTCTTGCATTAGGGACATGCTTGTTGCAAAtagaaccaaacaccttcagatgactcactgACAGTCGTTTTCCACTCCATACTTCTTCACGAACCTTGTCCTTTAATTTCTTGGTAGAGCACATGTTTAGAATATAAACAGCAGCAGTGACTGCTTCACCCCCATAAGGATTTTGGCAAGTTATTTTGCTTTAACATGCATCTAACCATATCCAATATGGTCATGTTTCTTCTTTCTGCTATTGCATTATATCAGCGCGTGTAAGGAGCAGTTACCTCATGATCAATACCATGTTCTGCATAACTCCTCAAATATCTTGGATGTGTATTATTCACCTCCATCTATTCGCAAAAGCTTGATCTTCTTCTTACTATGGTTTTTTACAAGCAttttgaatctcttaaagattgAAAATACTTCATCTTTGTGCCTGATCACATAGATTCAAACTTTTGACTATACTCATGGACAAATGAGAGAAAATATTTGTTTCCACCAATGGTATGGTTCTCAGATGGGCCACACGCATCTGAATGTACTACTTCTAGTACATTTTACTTTACTTGCGGATGTTGAACCAATCAACTATAGTGATGCCTTAAAGAATAAACAATAAAAGTCAGCTATGGTAAAAGAGTTACAAGTGATTGAAAGAAACAATACATGGGAGCTAGTCGAATTTCCAAAACACACAAAAGTTATCGAAGTAAAATAGGTGTTCAAGCTAAAGCTCAATTCTGATGGGCCGATAGCATGAAATAAGGAAATATTAGTAGATCAAGGATTTATTTAGAGAGGAAGACTCGACTACTCTAAAGTATATGCTCCAGTAGCAAGATTAGAAACTAGTTGATTGGTGGTATCCTTGGCATGCAGGCAAGGTTGGTcgacatttcacttagatgtgaaatcagAATTTTAAATGGTCCCCTTGATTAAGCCGTGTATATCACACAACCTCATGGGTTTGTGATACACGATGAAGCAAGAAAAATGTATAAGTTGCACAAATCCCTCTATGGTCTCAAACAGGAACCTAGGCCATGCAACAAGAAAATTGACTCACTTAGTCGAATTGGGAGTCATCAAATGCAGGTttgagtatggtgtctatgtaTAGGTCATGACATAAGATATAACTATAATTTTcttatatgttgatgacttgaTAGTAATTGGAAATATCATGGAGAACTTGTTGAAGTTCAAAGAGCGGATGAAGAGGGAGTTTGAAATGTCGGATTTGGGAAAGTTGTCTTGTTTCCTACGCATGGAATTTCAAATTAACCAGCAAGATATGATGTTGCATCAAAATAAGTATGTCAAAGAAATAATAAAGAGATTCATGATGGACTATTCGAATCCTACATCCTCACTTGTCGAACTTAATCTGAAATTGGAGAAGCATGGAGAGGAGGACAAGGTCGATGTCACTTTGTTTAAACGAATTGTAGGATCTCTAAGGTATGTGTGCAATATCACACCTGATATAAGTTTCTTAGTCAGATTGGTAAGCATATAGATGGATGAACCAAAGGTGTCACACATGAAGGCCACAAGAAGAATCTTGAGATACCTAAAAGGATCAATAAACTATGGAATTATGATTCCACGAGATTTTGAAAGCAAAGAAGTTATGATTAATTGTTATTCAGATgctgattggtgtggagataaggaATATCAAAGAAGCACAACTGGTTATTCctttcaagtatttggtgccCCAATCTCATGGTAGCATCATTATCATGTGAGGTCGAGTATATAGCAAGATCTTATGTTGTTTGTCATGCAATCTGGATCAGATCTGTGCTGGATAAGATGGAGGTCGAAGTAAAAAAACCTCTAGTGCTCTAGATCGACAACAACTCATCCATCAATCTTACAAAGAATTTAGTTCTACATGGAAAGAGTAAGCACATTGAAGCTAGATTTCACTTCCTGAGGGTGAAGGTAAATCAATGTGAACTTGAAGTAGGACATTGCTTGAGTGAAGCATAGTTGATCGATATTTTCACAAAAGGATTGAAGATCGATATATTCATGACTTTGAGAAAGAAATTAAGAATAGTTCAGATCGATTATAATTAGTTTATGTTTGGCAAATTGGATTATAAGGGGGTATGTTGTAATATAATCCAAATTAATTAGTTACTTGGTTAGAAAGTTAATTACTTTATTATGCTACCTAATTGGATTACAAGTAACCTATTGTATAAATATACATGTGTAAATATCTCTCATTTTAACAATCCAATACAATAACTTTTCATTCTCTTTTCTCTCTCATTCCTTCCTCACCCAAATGCTTTTGCATTAACAATATTAGGTTGAGTAACCTTATACTCCATTCAAATATCTCTTTTACTTAGAAAAAaatacaatatatatatatatatatatatatatatatatatatatatatatatatatatatatatatatatatatatatatatatatatatatatatatataattatttcTTTACTAAAATTGAATAGATTGCCCCAATCTCCACTAAACTCTGTCGTTTTTCTTAACTagtattttttatatttattcTAATATAATGActcaattttatttaaaaaatttaataaataatattatagTAACAAATTTTAAAAATTTAGATATAAAATTTGTTCAAATAATTAATAAAAGGTAAACCGGGTTTTATTTTCACAGTGAAAATGCTTTCGAATGAGAGAGAGAAAAATTGAATTCAAAAAGAAACATATGGTAGATTTGTTTGTTTCGGATAAGAAAAACATATGCTGCATTGATATGTGACGTTTGTTTAATTAGAGTTATTTATAAcattaaataaaaataaatgaatgataATTAATAACTTGTAGTTTTTTCTAAGACAATAATAATATATAAACACACAAAGATGAACACAATTGTTTCAACCTTCATAGCTTTTACATGGTATTATTAACAATGGAAATTAATATTACATCAACACAAACCATTAAACCATCATCGCCCACATCCAACGAACACAAAACCTACAAACTATGTCTGTTTGATGTGTTTCAACTAAACACATATTTTCCATTAATCCTATTTTATCGCAAAACAAATGACATACAAGAATTCTCAAATGTCTCAACAAAACTAAAGAACTCACTATCTAAGACATTAACAATTTTCTATCCTCTTTGTGGTAGAAGAAATGATATCTTCTCTATCGATTGCAACGACGAAGGCGCGATTTACATGGAAGCTTTAATAAACATGGAAATGGAAGAGTTCCTAAGTCCGCCAAAATTGGAATTAATAAACAAACTTCTTCCTTGTGAACCAAACAAAACACATCCTTATAATGAAGTCTTGCCACAAATATTAGTCCAATTGAACATTTTCAAGTGTGGTGGAATGGCTATTGGTTTATGCAATCTTCATACAATACTAGATGCATATTCACTTAGTCTATTCTTGAAAACATGGTCTTCTATTTGCAATGGATTAATGGAAGAAATTTGCCAGCCGGATTTCTCAATTTCTTCTTCGACTTTCCCTCCAAGGAACACCAGCGGTGTTAGAGAAGGTGTGTTGAATATTAACAAAGGAATAGAGATAGAATTGAAGTGCACCACGAGAAGATTTTTGTTTGATCACAAATCAATCAACGAATTAAAAGAAATATCATCGAGAAACAATTCAATCAAAACAAAATTACATACAAGTTACAAAGTAGTGTCTTCATTTATATGTAAACACATGATTGTAGCATGTATGAAGGAAAATTGTGAAGAAAACAAAAGGCAAGTGGTGGTTTTGCATGTTGTGGACATGAGAAGAAGGATGGGAGAGACTTTGTTTCAAAGCTCAGTTGGAAATTTATTATGGCCAGCTATGGTTGTTTGTGAGAATGTCAAAAGGGAGACAAAAATTAGTGATATGGTTAGaattttgggagatggaattGAAAAGGTGAATGAAGAATTGTatttaaaattgaaaaatgatcctaGTTTTTTATGGAGTGATGAGTGTGGTGAGTTAATGCTTGAAGGTATGGAAAATAAAAATCCAATATCATTTGTGTTTACAAGTTGGAGCAACATGGGATTTAAAGAGATGGATTTTGGTTGGGGAAAGCCTTTGTGGATAGCTCAAAGAGGTGGTACAAAAGAAACTATTCCAAATACAGTTGTGTTGATGGAAACATGGGAAGGAATTGAGGCATGGGTGACAATGGCTGAGAAACATTTAGATGATTTGAAAAATGATGTAGAGTTTCACAAATTTGCTAAGCTTAATCCTAATATTAACTTCACCATCTAGATATTTAGTCTATAAAATGGAATAATAGTAAGAATCAATATTCATTCCAATTCCAATTCCAATTCCATTGTAGCAGACATGACCCTATCTAGAAAAAAAAAAGTTGGGTTGTATTGCATAATTTATATTTAAGACTAATTTTTTATTATATGCATTTTTTTTCTTTAGTTTATTATTAGAGTGTGTGTGATTTGTTAGAAAAGACGGATTGGATAAGACAATTTTTTTTTTACCCTATTTGATGTGAAAAATAATTATGGAATTGAACAAAACTGATTGTAAGAGATtggaaaaaaataaataaatgtatGTCTCTTGCTAAATTATGAGACAACTTTTTAGCTCAAACACGAAAAAATAATTTGTCTAATGCATTAATAAAcaaatacaataaaataaaataaaaaattgtcTTGTATAATTATGTAATGTCTTATTATTTTCGTTCAAGTATTTACAATATTGGGAATAAAATGCATCCTTTAAATTTTGTCACAAAACTCTTGTGTAAAGTAGTACTTAAAAAAACAATTTCATGAAAATGGTTAGATCAAAAGTAGTGAAATAGACAAGGATGCATTGTTATTAGTGAGATTCTGccaaaatttgtgaaaatgatAACTCAAAAAGATTTGTGATATCTTTGGTTGGGATGAAATAGTATGGAATGAAATTTTTAAGAAAATAGAGCTcaaatttcaaaatattttcattGTTGTTTTGGGATATAGCGAGTGAATCGGACGGATTGAACGAAAAGATCAGAAGAGTTGTCACCGAATTTTATTTATGTGCCTCTATTGAAGAGGCGGGaggaaatagtcgataaaaccctcaaaaaGATAAATGCACGGGAAGCGTTAGAAAAAGGATAAagaatcggtctcgcaaccgagattaGGGTTCGGGActcagttacgcaaggggaaggtattagcactcctCACGTCCATGGTATTCCATGAGGACCATTTGAGTTGTTTTACATACGTGAGAATttatctatcattgttttattttttcaaaagaaTGCATGTGAAAGAggttttttttttattattatagtgttcgtcaaggattgtggcccttgtgcctacgtatcactcattcgggaATGAGGAACCAGAGCTCCGTGGTTCGGAGTAGAAAAAATGTTTATTGGTTGGTTAATtttttacctttgagaaaagggttttcggaaTGGTTCTCTATGgcacaaaaattaggtttgatgggttgtgttgattttaccttaaacaagggtttatgaaaagagtttgtgaTTAGATTACACTAAAATCTATGGGAGGAGGTGAATATTCTATACAATAAGTCAACCATCTTGCATCCAAAATAGTCAAAGTGggggtaggaatgctccattctcactcattctccaccacttaaggctcgtggcgcacaatactaatcgtagttattaagtattttgagtttgattaagaaaaatgccacttgaagttggatcaagggtttgtttattttttattgaaaaatgtggcttatgcaacatgaatgcagAATAGCCAACAAGGAAAtaaaagggtctcattgtaaggtagcccaagagaaagccttgtgtgtaCAAAAGTTTGACCTACGTTAAACAAATGATAATGGTTTTGtaaacatgtccccctaaggtgaTGTCATGATGTCATTATTACAACCAGAATGTAAGTTACAAATGAAATtcaagtgtttacaaagtatcacaaaagAGTAATGAAAGGCCTCCAATAAAAGGTCCTAAATGGAATCCTCTAAGTCCAAGGGATTAAGTTCCATGACTTGTTTTTGgtcttttaattttatcatgttttggttATTTTTAAATGATGACAATAATAAAGAATAATAGTAAGGTGTGTATGATAAGTTTGTACAGTAATGATGATAATTAGTACttaaatgtaaatgacataataagtaaataacaatgaacaataacaatgataataacaataacaaaGGTTAGTAATAATCAAAGTTAACAAAGTTAAAGTTAGGGTTATGAACAAGTGGACAACGTTTTAGGATTATCTATCTTTAGGTAAATATATTCAATATATGGCGTATCgagggataacttatcactgatgcaaagtatGATCAATGGATCAACTTACCCTAGATTTGCAACAAGGAAAGTTGTTAAACCTCAAGTCGATCTATCAATATATTGACAAAAAGAAGACTATACAACCCAAAATTGAATGATTTAGTTGTTTTTAGCAAGTTATATTGAAACAAGTTATATGCACAAGATAATGTTAATAAATTATATGAACAAGATATAATAGTAACAAGTTAGTAAATGGGTTAGTGTGAATAAGTCAACATGATAAACCAAAACGTATAGAGGGGTTAGTAGGTTAGTATAAAcaaaatgaaatggcaatgtgtaAGATGAATCATATGTTAACAAAAAAGGACTTCATCCATAAGTCAAATGACCAAGTTATTTGAAGTAGGGGTAACCTACCCACACCCCAAAGTACCATGGGTTAACTTAACGATCATCTAATGGTAGGTTTGAAATGTAGAAGGTTCTAATCAATCCTAAATCAAACATATCATGACATAGGGGGAATTCATTAGTCCTTGAGTTCAAGACCTCAAAAGTCTatcaaaaataatccaaatgaAATAAATGAAGTCACCATTAAATTCTATAGGCAAAACTAAGAAGGGTTTATGTTCaatatattttcaaaataataaaaataagagggttaaaaaataaatcaaaagggaaaaaaatggaaaataaataaaataacaaagTAAAAAAGAAAATGGTCAGGGTGCACACGCTGGGGTCGAACCCTTGACCTTGGGGTCATGGTGGGATTGACCCCCTCACCCACTAGGCCAATGACCTAGTTATGTCAATAAAACGCGCTTACATGAATAATAAAAAAATAGGCAAATGGAATTTGCGCGCAGGAGAACCAATCAGATTGTAACAACActatttttcaaattcaaacgCGCGCAACGGTCATCGTCTTCAACCTTCGACCACTCAGAGTCAAACTCAAAAACACGAGTTTTTAATCAGATTCAAGCATCAAGGTATCCTGCATGATCAACAACAAATCATTCTCCccactcatgagccattgattggctcttAGTGGGGAGAATTTTACAATGATTCTGATGAACACAAATAacctaaaataaaaattaaattctAAATAATGGACAATCAAAGCTACAAGGTTAGGGGTAATGATCAGTGAATAATTTCGACCAAGAgggtaacttgtttgagtgaaGGAGATGAGCGGAACTACCTGGTCAGGATCGGTTTCAGAGTGGAGCTCCGACGATAATGGATAGCTCAGGGGAGATGTTTGCAAGGTGAGTTAGTGTTTCAGAAAGTTTCAATGAGGTTGAGGGATGTATTCTGGGTGTTTGGTTTGAACTAAAATGACTTAGAACTTGAAAAGTGCAACTCTATTTTTGGGGAAGGAACTCGGTTTTGCAACAGTGGTTTTCTGGCTTGAAAATCTTGGTAAATGAAGGGGACACCTTAccctatttatagggaatatGATGGAGTGGTTTGGAGGGAGAAAGGAAGTAGTTTTCTCAGAAAATACATGTGGTCCGAAGCATGTTTGTGGATGAATTTTTGGGGATTCAAAATGGCATGTTCTTAGCTGGTTTACTTCACCAACCAAATGATTTTGGTCCTTAGCACCAAAAGATATCAAACAAAGGCAATGAAATGGACTCCTATGAATTTGGAGTTTAGCTATTTTAGGGAATTTCTGAAAAATCACATGGGGTCGGGTTTTACAATTTGAGATgtttttgttggtgtaagccctagaggccaatacttttggtacttgtatcgaattatttattaataataaaaggctttttctttattacgtttgtttagtaaagtccctggaatagatagtccgtttaatgtattaagtgtgacttaatcatgagaacacattaaacataaggacattattcttaaagtatccgtagtcgagctttagtgtgaagtgggataacattaaagcattaagactattatgtttgtagactgatgatcacatctcatggatcatggataaagagttatcaagtcttaaacataggtatgaatattaggagtaatatttataccggattgacccgctatgagaatactatatagaaagttatgcaaggtgtcataagttattctcatggtgataatagtgtattccactcttcgacctgaaaccactatggatcctagatgtagagtcgagtgctttattgctgatcaaacgttgtccgtaactggataaccataaagacagttgatgggtactccacaaagcatgctgagggacatgagtgtcctagatggaatttgcccatcctgcgtaacaggataaatgtctatgggcccaatattgaactggacaaggatgacacggtctataccttgtgttcaatatagacataagggcaaaagggtaattatacacataattattatcacaaaaggaattgtcagatcacatgacattttcgtgtcttgggtagcagtgatgtgttgctagataccgctcactgtttattatgttaaatgtgtgatttaatataattgccaacgtcatgaaaacctacagggtcacacacaaaggacggattgatgagagatagagtaactaaggaataccgtaaggtacggtgcccttaagtgagttatatagcatcgtaaggtacgatgtacttgagtagaatacgaaatatggtaaggtaccatgagcttaagtgattttgggcatattataagatatgggccaaaatacacttaagtgggcttttagcttgaagcccacacaagtggttctataaatagaacccttgtgcagaagcaaaaatttgcggttgcattcttttcgttttcactctctctctctctctcactcaaagccttcattcgtaccagctagcactgagattgaaggaacccgttcgtgtggactgagtagagacgttgtcatcgttcaacgttcgtgatcgcttcgtggatctgcatcaaaggttttgatcgtcacaagagatctgcaccaaaggtttcaaccgtcacaagaggtaaatattctatcactgatcatgaccattcgtaaggatctctaaaggagaaaattttattttccgctgcgctttgggtcgcaattctccttcagtttTGGATACTAAGTTAACTTCCAATTACACCACACTACCATATAAAATATGTTTGGGGACCATTGGGATCAAATCAAAGTGTTTTGTGGGCTTGGTGAATGGAAATGCAAATTCTTACTTGACTTGGTCTGGTGTGATGATCAGGCTGAACACTCATGTTTGGaccaaggccaaatgaaattggctcgtgcattttgtCTCAATTTTTGGCCATTTATTCCTTTCCATGAACTTAATTGAATTCAAGACGAACTAGGTTAAAAGGACTTATGATTTGGAAATGACAACATGTcaaagtagtggtcatgacatgattttagggcatggtagACATGTTGGACCAACTTGGCCAATAGCAAAATTAAACCGcttcctcaatgaattaggtcttggaccttgaaaaaaagttggagaggaagttatttaggacatttggctcgaagtggaatttaaaaatcttgaaaaatgaagaagttatggtcTTTGTAACTTCCCATTGgtcattcttgccaaaatgtgactAACTAATATGACCtagttttagggttttgtgatttCTTACTTTTCAAGCTACAAGCATTGATGTTTTAACCTCGAATGATCATATCATGATGATAAATTAAGTTGGGACCTTTGTGGAatgattttaggtcaaattggtgggtggatcaagtcatggaaagttgaaaaatcaagtATGAACCAACTACTTGCAACATGGATTGGGAGGATGCTTAAATTGTTGATTTAGGTTGTAATGGACATGAAATAATGTTTAATAAATGGTAGGGTGATTAGATGGTAAAAAATTATCAAGTTCAATAATCAAGAAGtccccaaattagggtttcttgagccatAAGTTTCATTAAGAACCATGGtcaaatgaattagggtttgagatgTAAGGGTCAATTTGAGATGTCAAAAGGCTATGGGgcatgaaaaaaaattggatttgAGGGGTCCTTAATGGCATGGTCAAGATCCATGCTgaatcatgacttgtacaagccaaaaCGAGGGTCAATAGCTAGGGTTTGGTCCTTGGGTGATCAGATGAATCTTGAAActtcttcaaaggggactcaccaccCAAATTGGACTTAGGGAGTGAGTGGGATGTTTTGAGTGATACTCCAAGCTTTTTGGGATTCTTGAGGATGATATTATGGTTAAagtggcttgggcacacctcaGCCTAATCAGAGGATCTTAGAGGCTTTGCAGGTGAATCCCATGCCTTAGACTTGTGGTTATTAAACATAAATGCATATGAGATGACATGCATGAGATGTATTCTTAGATTTTGAAGCTTAAGAATTTAATATGGATAGGgaaaatttgagggtatgacactgaaggagaattgtgatccaaaacgcagcggaaattaaaattttctccttagagatccttacaaatggtcatgatcagtgatagaatatttacctcttgtgacgattgaaacctttcgtgcagatctcttgtgacgatcaaaacctttgatgcagatccagggagcgatcacgaacgttgaacgatgacaacgtctctactcagtccacacgaacggattccttcaatctcagtgctagctggtacaaatgaaggctttgagtgagagagagagagagacaaaatgaaaataatgcaaccgccatgaatgcttctgcacaagggttctatttatagaaccacttgtgtgggcttcaagctaaaaagcccacttaagtgtattttggcccatatcttataatatgcccaaaatcacttaagctcatggtaccttaccatatttcttattctacttaagtacaccgtacctttacgatgttctacaattcacttaagggcaccgtaccttacggtgttccttagttactctatctctcatcaatttgtcctttgtgtgtgaccctgtaggttttcgcggcattgccaattatattaaatcgtgtatttaacataataaacagtgagcggtatctagcaacacatcactgctacccaagacacgaaaatgtcatgtgatctgacaattccttctgtgataatacttatgtgtataattacccttttgcccttatgtctatattgaacacaaggcatagaccgtgtcatccttgtccagttcaatattgggcccatagacatttatcctgttatgcaggatgggaaaattccatctaggtcactcatgtccctcaacatgcttcgtggagtacccatcaactgtctttatggttatccagttacggacaacgtttgattagcaataaagcactcgactctacatcta includes:
- the LOC127137238 gene encoding stemmadenine O-acetyltransferase, whose product is MVLLTMEINITSTQTIKPSSPTSNEHKTYKLCLFDVFQLNTYFPLILFYRKTNDIQEFSNVSTKLKNSLSKTLTIFYPLCGRRNDIFSIDCNDEGAIYMEALINMEMEEFLSPPKLELINKLLPCEPNKTHPYNEVLPQILVQLNIFKCGGMAIGLCNLHTILDAYSLSLFLKTWSSICNGLMEEICQPDFSISSSTFPPRNTSGVREGVLNINKGIEIELKCTTRRFLFDHKSINELKEISSRNNSIKTKLHTSYKVVSSFICKHMIVACMKENCEENKRQVVVLHVVDMRRRMGETLFQSSVGNLLWPAMVVCENVKRETKISDMVRILGDGIEKVNEELYLKLKNDPSFLWSDECGELMLEGMENKNPISFVFTSWSNMGFKEMDFGWGKPLWIAQRGGTKETIPNTVVLMETWEGIEAWVTMAEKHLDDLKNDVEFHKFAKLNPNINFTI